A stretch of the Adhaeribacter swui genome encodes the following:
- a CDS encoding efflux RND transporter permease subunit, whose amino-acid sequence MDKETRLVIIEKASKQVGPSVFWSTIIIITSFLPVFLLTGQEGRLFSPLAWTKTFILIVDAFVAISVTPVLLSLFLKGKFKPESSNPINRGLERVYGPILRWCLKWRKTTIGINILALLVAIPMLFRLGSEFMPPLDESSILFMPVTLPDISNAEAKRILQVQDKIIKSVPEVAQVLGKAGRANTATDNSPISMIETIIQLKPESEWRDGMTKAKIIAELDQKLQIPGVINGWTQPIINRINMLATGIRTDVGVKVYGQSLDSIAQVSQRVRNALQAIPGVKDLYIEPVTGGKYLEIQTRREELGRYGLAVNDVNAIVESALGGMSIGNTIEGRQRFSINLRLAQEYRNSLDRIRRIPIKLGAGGTVPLSAVADVRFVDGPPMIASENAQLRGAVLFNVRDRDLGSTVQEAIQKLNSELTNLPNGYRLEWSGQWENQIRANQTLKFIIPLVLIIIFLILYFSFGSFKEALLNLVTIPFAMIGGVFIVYFYGINLSVAVAVGFIALFGLAVETAMVMVVYLNEAMDQLVADKGNSSQTITKQDIRDYVFMGAAKRLRPKIMTVSVSLFGLIPVMWATGVGTDVMLPIVLPLIGGVFTSSIHILLVTPVVFEMTKEYELKKHGKIEIYDVKH is encoded by the coding sequence ATGGATAAGGAAACCCGATTAGTTATTATAGAAAAAGCTTCGAAGCAGGTTGGTCCCAGCGTGTTTTGGAGTACCATTATTATTATCACTTCGTTCCTGCCGGTATTTTTACTAACCGGACAGGAAGGTAGGTTATTCAGTCCTTTAGCCTGGACCAAAACATTTATTCTGATTGTAGATGCTTTCGTGGCCATATCGGTTACCCCGGTGCTGCTATCTCTTTTTCTGAAGGGCAAATTCAAGCCCGAGAGTAGTAATCCCATTAACCGGGGCTTGGAGCGGGTTTATGGGCCTATTTTACGCTGGTGTTTAAAATGGCGGAAGACCACCATCGGCATAAACATTCTGGCTCTTCTAGTGGCTATTCCCATGCTTTTCCGGTTAGGCTCGGAGTTTATGCCACCGCTCGATGAAAGTTCTATTCTCTTTATGCCGGTAACCTTGCCGGATATTTCTAACGCTGAAGCTAAAAGGATCCTGCAGGTACAAGATAAGATTATTAAATCTGTACCGGAAGTAGCTCAGGTATTGGGCAAAGCTGGACGGGCCAACACGGCCACTGATAATTCGCCCATCAGCATGATCGAAACCATCATTCAGCTAAAACCGGAGTCGGAATGGCGGGATGGTATGACGAAAGCTAAAATTATAGCCGAACTGGACCAAAAACTTCAGATTCCAGGAGTAATAAACGGCTGGACCCAGCCCATTATTAACCGCATTAACATGCTGGCTACCGGAATCCGAACGGATGTAGGAGTAAAAGTTTATGGCCAAAGCCTGGATTCTATTGCCCAGGTTTCCCAAAGAGTACGCAATGCTTTGCAAGCTATTCCGGGAGTGAAAGATTTATACATTGAGCCCGTAACGGGTGGGAAATACCTCGAAATCCAAACGCGGCGCGAGGAACTAGGTCGCTACGGCTTAGCAGTAAATGATGTGAATGCCATTGTGGAGTCTGCCTTGGGCGGAATGTCAATAGGTAATACCATTGAAGGGCGGCAGCGCTTCTCCATAAACCTGCGCTTGGCTCAGGAGTATCGCAATAGCCTTGACCGCATCCGGCGCATCCCCATAAAACTAGGAGCTGGGGGTACCGTGCCTCTCTCGGCGGTTGCTGATGTGCGTTTTGTGGATGGTCCGCCCATGATTGCCTCCGAAAATGCCCAACTGCGGGGGGCGGTATTGTTTAATGTACGGGACCGGGATTTAGGTAGTACGGTGCAGGAAGCGATTCAAAAGCTAAACAGTGAATTAACTAATTTACCGAATGGCTACCGACTGGAATGGAGTGGGCAATGGGAGAATCAAATCAGGGCTAACCAAACCTTAAAATTCATTATTCCCCTGGTGCTCATTATCATTTTTCTGATTTTATACTTCTCCTTCGGATCTTTCAAAGAAGCTTTGTTAAACCTGGTAACTATCCCATTCGCGATGATTGGCGGGGTTTTTATCGTGTACTTCTACGGCATTAACTTATCAGTAGCGGTAGCGGTGGGCTTTATTGCCTTGTTTGGTTTGGCAGTAGAAACAGCCATGGTTATGGTCGTTTACCTGAACGAAGCGATGGACCAACTAGTAGCGGACAAAGGCAATTCTAGCCAAACTATCACCAAACAGGACATTCGGGATTATGTGTTCATGGGTGCCGCCAAACGCCTACGTCCTAAAATTATGACCGTTTCCGTTTCGCTGTTTGGTTTGATTCCGGTGATGTGGGCGACCGGTGTAGGTACGGATGTGATGCTGCCCATTGTTCTTCCCCTGATTGGCGGGGTCTTTACCTCTTCCATTCACATCCTGCTCGTGACTCCAGTAGTGTTTGAAATGACAAAAGAGTATGAATTGAAGAAACACGGCAAAATTGAAATTTACGATGTTAAGCATTAA
- a CDS encoding TolC family protein, whose amino-acid sequence MLSIKVYITGFLLLLGLATQAQTRVLPLDTVLQYISRNNPMLKEFAYRAQAQNAMAEGAKSQMAPMIGAGVFMYPYLGQMIMEDRDKGMIMTAVEQDITNPAKLRAKEKYQLSKAAIEEAGRDNTYNQLRSQAKTAYYQWVVLERKKAVLMESQRIMQFMLKLSRVRYPYNQSSLGSIYKAEGRLGEVENMLLMNQSEISMKNIQLNMLMNLPQDNLFAVDTLVQLPHLTALTDTATLSTFRSDVRQIDRTIESMRLNLRVESMQSRPDFSLRFENMMPRDRMMPQVFTAMGMVSIPIAPWSSRMYKSNIKAMNLEIAGMQKGRENILNEAQSMLKSMALELQTKRTQVQNYETKIIPALRRNYETTMLSYEQNTSQLPLVIDAWEALNMAQMEYLNNLEQLYLTGVNYEKELEK is encoded by the coding sequence ATGTTAAGCATTAAAGTATATATAACAGGTTTCCTGTTGCTGTTAGGCTTGGCAACCCAAGCCCAAACTCGGGTTTTACCCTTGGATACCGTCTTGCAATATATTTCCCGCAATAATCCCATGCTGAAGGAATTTGCTTATCGGGCGCAAGCACAGAATGCCATGGCAGAAGGTGCTAAAAGCCAAATGGCCCCAATGATAGGCGCGGGTGTATTTATGTACCCCTACCTAGGTCAGATGATTATGGAAGACCGGGATAAAGGAATGATCATGACCGCAGTGGAACAAGATATTACAAACCCAGCCAAATTGCGAGCTAAGGAGAAGTATCAACTTTCCAAAGCGGCCATAGAAGAGGCCGGCAGAGATAACACCTATAACCAATTACGGTCCCAAGCTAAAACAGCTTATTACCAGTGGGTAGTGCTGGAAAGGAAAAAAGCCGTGCTAATGGAAAGCCAACGCATCATGCAGTTTATGCTAAAGCTATCCCGGGTGCGCTATCCCTACAATCAAAGCTCGCTAGGCAGTATATACAAAGCTGAGGGACGATTAGGAGAAGTAGAAAACATGCTGCTCATGAACCAGAGTGAGATAAGCATGAAAAACATCCAACTTAACATGTTAATGAATCTGCCGCAGGACAATCTCTTTGCGGTAGATACCTTAGTACAGCTACCCCACCTGACTGCCCTAACCGATACGGCTACTTTGAGTACTTTTCGGAGTGACGTGCGCCAAATTGACCGCACCATAGAATCGATGCGGCTTAACCTACGCGTGGAAAGCATGCAAAGCAGGCCGGATTTTAGTCTCCGATTCGAGAACATGATGCCTCGGGACCGGATGATGCCGCAAGTTTTTACGGCTATGGGAATGGTTTCTATTCCTATTGCTCCGTGGTCATCCCGCATGTACAAATCCAATATAAAGGCTATGAATCTGGAAATTGCGGGTATGCAGAAAGGCCGGGAGAACATCTTAAATGAAGCGCAAAGCATGCTGAAGAGTATGGCACTGGAGTTACAAACCAAACGGACCCAAGTGCAAAATTATGAAACTAAAATCATACCCGCCCTTCGCCGCAATTACGAAACTACCATGCTTAGCTATGAACAGAATACCAGCCAACTGCCGCTGGTAATTGATGCTTGGGAAGCATTAAACATGGCTCAGATGGAATACCTTAATAACCTGGAGCAACTATATCTGACGGGTGTAAATTATGAGAAAGAACTGGAAAAATAA